A genomic stretch from Sphingobacterium sp. ML3W includes:
- a CDS encoding stage II sporulation protein M: protein MREASFVERNKEKWTLIENNLSINMQVDPDELASNYIELTNDLAYAQTFYPDSKVRSYLNELAVTAHQKIYKDRKASNNKFKSFINEEIPQAIWSIRRQLFYSLLIFVLASAIGFLSAVYDIDFIRLILGDFYVDSTIESIKAGDPAAVYGKGSNFGSAIWITINNVRVAFMAFAFGLFLSIGTGYILFSNGIMLGAFHQMFFQYGVMGKAMSAIWIHGTIEISVIIVAGGCGLAIGNSILFPRSYTRMASFVQTAKIAMKVLVSTIPFFIVAGTLEGFVTRYYDVSIWLSLLIILLSLAAILFFYVINPYRLAKRFQWK, encoded by the coding sequence ATGAGAGAAGCATCATTTGTAGAACGAAATAAAGAAAAATGGACGTTAATTGAAAATAATTTGTCAATTAATATGCAGGTTGATCCGGACGAACTGGCTTCAAATTATATTGAGCTGACAAATGATCTGGCTTACGCACAAACATTTTATCCAGATAGTAAGGTTCGCAGTTACTTAAATGAACTTGCTGTAACCGCGCATCAAAAAATCTATAAAGATCGAAAAGCCTCTAACAATAAATTCAAATCTTTTATTAACGAAGAGATTCCGCAGGCAATTTGGTCAATCCGTCGGCAACTTTTTTATTCGCTCTTGATTTTTGTACTTGCCTCGGCTATTGGCTTTCTTTCAGCGGTGTATGATATAGATTTCATTCGGCTTATCTTAGGCGATTTTTATGTTGATTCAACAATAGAGAGCATTAAAGCCGGTGATCCTGCTGCGGTCTATGGAAAAGGAAGTAATTTTGGTTCGGCGATCTGGATTACGATCAATAATGTTCGGGTGGCTTTTATGGCTTTTGCATTTGGATTGTTTCTGAGTATTGGCACGGGTTATATATTGTTTAGCAATGGTATTATGCTGGGTGCTTTTCATCAGATGTTCTTCCAATATGGTGTAATGGGAAAAGCGATGTCGGCTATTTGGATCCATGGAACTATCGAAATCTCGGTGATCATTGTTGCGGGAGGCTGTGGACTTGCGATCGGAAATAGCATCTTGTTCCCAAGATCTTATACCCGGATGGCTTCTTTTGTTCAGACAGCAAAGATTGCCATGAAAGTACTGGTTAGTACAATACCATTTTTTATTGTCGCAGGTACATTGGAGGGCTTTGTAACTAGATATTATGATGTGTCGATATGGCTTAGTCTATTAATCATACTCCTATCGTTGGCCGCCATCTTATTTTTTTATGTTATTAACCCCTATCGATTAGCAAAACGGTTTCAATGGAAGTAG
- a CDS encoding ABC transporter permease gives MEVEFEFQKERKIGDFVQNFIDLFKLIYKHFVTTIFGLSALPLAGIALVYYFLSTKITFSASSSSFEDIDGFTWAGLLILALIGLGLYVYGISIEYFLLLKERKNTLFTGKEVLQNFRANIGRYFMFLFAMVLALIVVFIPLAIVAALSVFIPFIGSFAIGILMSIVGIWLFSSFLFYREGYSDLGSCFTDSYVMLSKKLIQYGIATYIVNFIFQMAVMMISIIPVIIISLISYNFLGLDAAFFDSSWGKLLMTLGGMFITLFTLFLYMAGVLANGIIYETAKDLKFGERIYGIIDQIGGKNE, from the coding sequence ATGGAAGTAGAATTTGAATTTCAGAAAGAGCGAAAAATAGGGGATTTTGTCCAGAACTTTATAGACCTTTTCAAACTGATCTATAAACATTTTGTGACAACAATATTTGGGCTGTCGGCATTACCGCTAGCTGGAATAGCATTAGTATATTATTTCCTCTCAACAAAAATCACCTTTTCTGCAAGCAGTAGCTCATTCGAAGATATTGATGGATTCACTTGGGCCGGATTACTGATTTTAGCATTAATTGGGCTTGGTTTATATGTTTATGGTATTTCCATTGAGTATTTTCTTCTTCTGAAAGAACGTAAAAACACACTATTTACAGGAAAAGAAGTCCTACAAAATTTTAGAGCAAATATAGGTCGCTATTTTATGTTCTTATTTGCGATGGTTCTGGCGTTAATCGTTGTTTTTATACCCCTTGCGATTGTTGCTGCCCTCTCCGTCTTTATTCCGTTTATTGGAAGTTTTGCGATTGGTATACTGATGTCAATCGTGGGAATTTGGTTATTTAGCTCATTCTTATTCTACCGTGAGGGGTATTCCGATCTGGGAAGTTGTTTTACTGATTCCTATGTTATGCTAAGCAAAAAATTGATCCAATATGGTATTGCAACGTATATCGTCAATTTTATCTTCCAAATGGCCGTTATGATGATCTCGATAATTCCCGTAATAATTATTTCCCTTATATCTTACAATTTTTTGGGATTGGACGCAGCTTTCTTTGATTCATCCTGGGGAAAATTGTTAATGACTTTGGGAGGGATGTTTATTACATTGTTTACCCTTTTCTTATATATGGCAGGTGTACTGGCCAATGGTATAATTTATGAAACGGCAAAGGATCTCAAGTTTGGTGAACGCATTTATGGTATAATTGATCAGATTGGAGGCAAGAATGAATAG
- a CDS encoding RDD family protein, which yields MNKLEINTAQNVKIQYNLASLGSRMIAFAIDYFIIVCYFFFCMFLLDALDITSRDPYLFYGIIMGMTLPAFFYTLITETAFGGQTIGKKIMKIKVVKLDGSRADFYQYLSRWTLSIVDIWMTMGGIAITAIVLSKNGQRIGDIAGETSVISLKPSLKLSDTIYEETFENHPILFPQVIKLSDKDANAIKEVYQTAFDRRDVGILTALVQRLEAVMEVKHPEKMTPNDFVLQVMKDHYSMFKDK from the coding sequence ATGAATAAGCTTGAGATAAACACAGCACAAAATGTAAAAATCCAGTATAATCTTGCTAGCCTAGGTTCGAGGATGATCGCATTTGCAATAGACTATTTTATTATCGTGTGTTACTTTTTCTTTTGTATGTTTCTGTTGGATGCATTAGATATCACGAGTAGAGACCCTTATCTTTTCTACGGTATTATTATGGGGATGACGTTACCTGCATTTTTTTATACCTTGATTACCGAAACGGCATTTGGTGGTCAGACCATTGGTAAAAAGATCATGAAAATAAAAGTAGTAAAGCTCGATGGCTCTCGTGCCGACTTTTATCAGTATCTATCACGATGGACATTATCAATAGTAGATATATGGATGACCATGGGTGGTATTGCGATTACCGCTATTGTTCTATCCAAAAATGGTCAACGCATTGGAGATATCGCCGGAGAAACATCTGTCATTAGTTTGAAACCTAGTTTGAAGCTCAGTGATACGATTTATGAAGAGACCTTTGAAAATCATCCCATTTTATTCCCCCAAGTCATTAAGTTGAGCGACAAAGATGCAAATGCGATCAAAGAGGTTTATCAAACGGCATTTGACAGGAGAGATGTAGGAATACTGACAGCCTTGGTGCAACGTCTCGAGGCGGTTATGGAAGTTAAACACCCTGAAAAAATGACACCTAATGATTTCGTTTTACAGGTCATGAAAGATCATTATAGCATGTTTAAGGACAAATAG
- the fabD gene encoding ACP S-malonyltransferase: MKTAYVFPGQGAQFVGMGQDLYNLNEETKALFEKANDILGFRITDIMFSGTDEELKQTNVTQPAIFLHSVILAKALGDSFQPDMVAGHSLGEFSALVAAGALSFEDGLKLVSQRANAMQKACELQPSTMAAILGLEDAVVEEICAKVDEVVVAANYNCPGQLVISGSIEGVDKACALLTEAGAKRALKLNVGGAFHSPLMESAKVELQAAIEATDILSPRCPIYQNIDAQPQTEPAIIKQNLIAQLTGAVRWTQTVQNMLADGATAFVEVGPGNVLQGLVKKVDRQVQTSAASVTA; this comes from the coding sequence ATGAAAACAGCATATGTATTTCCTGGTCAGGGAGCCCAATTTGTTGGGATGGGACAAGACCTGTATAACTTAAATGAAGAAACAAAAGCTTTGTTCGAAAAGGCTAATGATATTTTAGGATTTCGTATCACGGATATTATGTTTTCCGGTACGGACGAGGAGTTGAAACAAACTAATGTAACACAGCCTGCAATTTTTCTGCATTCTGTTATTTTGGCTAAAGCTTTAGGGGACTCATTTCAGCCAGATATGGTGGCTGGGCACTCCTTAGGTGAGTTTTCAGCATTGGTTGCAGCGGGAGCTTTGAGTTTCGAAGATGGACTGAAATTGGTATCCCAACGCGCGAATGCCATGCAAAAAGCATGTGAATTGCAACCTTCAACAATGGCCGCAATTTTGGGCTTAGAAGATGCTGTTGTAGAAGAAATTTGCGCTAAAGTGGATGAAGTGGTTGTAGCGGCGAATTACAATTGTCCGGGACAATTAGTTATTTCGGGATCAATAGAAGGTGTAGATAAAGCCTGTGCTTTGTTGACTGAGGCTGGAGCGAAAAGAGCTTTAAAATTAAATGTTGGCGGTGCATTCCATTCGCCATTGATGGAATCTGCTAAAGTTGAATTACAAGCTGCCATTGAAGCGACTGATATTTTATCTCCAAGATGCCCTATTTATCAAAATATTGATGCACAACCACAAACGGAACCCGCTATTATTAAGCAAAATCTGATTGCACAATTGACCGGCGCTGTGCGTTGGACACAGACTGTACAAAATATGCTTGCGGATGGTGCTACTGCATTTGTAGAGGTTGGGCCAGGAAATGTCTTGCAAGGTTTAGTTAAGAAAGTAGATCGTCAGGTACAAACTTCAGCGGCTTCGGTAACAGCTTAA
- a CDS encoding pitrilysin family protein, translating to MEYEIIRLSNGIRVVFQYQNLPITHVCMVINAGSRDESEGKFGVAHFIEHLLFKRTEKRSTQQIIDYLESVGGDLNAYTTKEYTCVHASILQPYLNRALDLFEDIFFHSTFPEVEMDKEKSVIVDEMASYLDSPEESIVDDFEDLIFKGSGLGHNILGLEDQLLALQKNDITDFMQSNYDTHEMVIGITGNYKLKEVEKLLYKVFGGITQNTISRTRNDVSAIIEQHIEIPKPINQVHYMLGSLAYDYRDERKTGLLLLNNMLGGMGMGSILNLSIREKYGIAYTIESNYTIFSDTGLFSIYLGTDEEKVEKAKKLVFKELSKMCDQSLSDIKLKKAKQKFVGQIALTEENRMSMIISAAKNVMDYDRVILLDEVIEKIQHLNNTNLLAIAQDVFDPRKMLSLSFVPED from the coding sequence ATGGAGTACGAAATCATTAGACTTTCAAATGGAATCCGTGTGGTATTCCAATATCAAAATTTGCCAATAACCCATGTGTGTATGGTTATTAATGCTGGGTCACGGGACGAATCCGAGGGTAAGTTTGGTGTCGCTCATTTTATTGAACATCTTTTATTTAAACGAACCGAGAAACGTTCAACGCAACAGATTATTGATTATCTGGAGTCTGTCGGAGGAGACCTAAACGCTTATACAACAAAAGAGTATACTTGTGTTCATGCCTCCATACTACAGCCTTATCTCAATCGAGCGCTAGATCTATTTGAGGATATTTTCTTTCATTCTACTTTTCCTGAGGTGGAAATGGACAAGGAAAAATCGGTTATTGTCGATGAAATGGCGTCTTACCTGGATAGCCCAGAAGAATCTATCGTCGATGATTTCGAAGATCTTATATTTAAAGGATCGGGGTTGGGGCATAACATCCTAGGGCTTGAAGATCAACTTTTAGCATTGCAAAAAAACGATATTACGGATTTTATGCAATCTAATTATGATACTCACGAAATGGTTATCGGTATTACAGGTAATTATAAGTTGAAAGAGGTCGAAAAGTTGCTGTATAAAGTCTTTGGAGGAATAACGCAAAATACTATTTCGCGTACGAGAAATGATGTTAGTGCAATTATAGAACAACATATTGAGATTCCCAAACCAATCAATCAGGTGCACTATATGCTCGGCTCATTGGCCTATGATTATCGTGACGAGCGTAAAACAGGATTGTTGCTTCTGAATAATATGTTGGGAGGAATGGGTATGGGATCTATCCTTAATCTATCCATCCGGGAAAAATACGGAATTGCCTATACCATCGAATCTAATTACACGATCTTTTCGGATACAGGGTTATTTAGCATCTATCTCGGAACTGATGAAGAAAAGGTTGAAAAAGCAAAAAAGTTGGTGTTTAAAGAGCTATCTAAAATGTGCGATCAATCCCTATCCGATATCAAGTTGAAGAAAGCAAAACAGAAGTTTGTTGGTCAAATTGCTTTAACTGAAGAGAATCGGATGAGTATGATTATTTCAGCAGCTAAAAATGTGATGGATTACGATCGTGTTATATTATTGGATGAAGTGATCGAAAAAATCCAGCATTTAAATAACACTAATCTCCTGGCCATTGCACAGGATGTATTTGACCCTAGGAAGATGCTGTCGTTGAGTTTTGTTCCAGAAGATTAA